One genomic region from Amycolatopsis sp. FBCC-B4732 encodes:
- the ctaD gene encoding cytochrome c oxidase subunit I yields the protein MTAVAPKPIATRPYPARESVKGSYLLRLFRTTDHKQIGIMYLVTSFAFFMAGGAMAMLIRTELARPGQQFLSQEQYNQLFTMHGTVMLLLYATPILFGFANFVLPLQIGSPDVAFPRLNAFSYWLYLFGGLIVLSGFLTPGGAADFGWFAYTPLSDAIHSPGVGADLWISGLVVSGLGTILGAVNMVTTVVCLRAPGMTMYRMPIFTWNILVTSILILLAFPILTAALMGLLADRHLGAHVFDPENGGVILWQHLFWFFGHPEVYIVALPFFGIVSEIFPVFSRKPLFGYKSLVWATLAIAALSVAVWAHHMYATGAVLLPFFSFMTFLIAVPTGIKFFNWIGTMWKGQLSFETPMIFSMGFIVTFLFGGLTGILLAAPAIDFHVSDSYFVVAHFHYVLYGTIVFATFAGIYFWFPKITGRMMDEKLGKWHFWTTFIGFHGTFLVQHWLGAEGMPRRYADYLTSDGFTTLNTISTIGAYILGASTLPFIWNVFKSYRYGEIVTVDDPWGYGNSLEWATSCPPPRHNFTELPRIRSERPAFELHYPHMIERLHSEGEIGFFGKQKVNSHAAPSQVLTEAVIPGDHSNDNASEQGDK from the coding sequence GTGACGGCCGTAGCCCCCAAGCCGATCGCGACGCGCCCGTACCCCGCGCGCGAGTCGGTCAAGGGTTCGTACCTGCTGCGGTTGTTCCGCACGACGGACCACAAGCAGATCGGGATCATGTACCTGGTCACGTCGTTCGCCTTCTTCATGGCGGGCGGCGCGATGGCCATGCTGATCCGCACCGAGCTGGCGCGGCCCGGGCAGCAGTTCCTTTCGCAGGAGCAGTACAACCAGCTGTTCACCATGCACGGCACGGTGATGCTGCTGCTGTACGCGACCCCGATCCTCTTCGGCTTCGCGAACTTCGTGCTCCCGCTGCAGATCGGCTCGCCGGACGTCGCGTTCCCGCGGCTGAACGCGTTCTCGTACTGGCTTTACCTCTTCGGCGGCCTGATCGTGCTGTCGGGCTTCCTGACGCCGGGTGGCGCCGCCGACTTCGGCTGGTTCGCCTACACCCCGCTGTCGGACGCGATCCACTCGCCGGGCGTCGGTGCGGACCTGTGGATCTCCGGCCTGGTGGTCTCCGGTCTCGGCACCATCCTCGGCGCGGTCAACATGGTCACCACCGTGGTCTGCCTGCGCGCGCCCGGCATGACGATGTACCGGATGCCGATCTTCACCTGGAACATCCTGGTGACGTCGATCCTGATCCTGCTCGCCTTCCCGATCCTGACCGCGGCCCTGATGGGCCTGCTGGCGGACCGGCACCTCGGGGCGCACGTGTTCGACCCCGAAAACGGCGGCGTGATCCTCTGGCAGCACCTGTTCTGGTTCTTCGGCCATCCCGAGGTCTACATCGTCGCGCTACCGTTCTTCGGGATCGTGTCGGAGATCTTCCCGGTGTTCAGCCGCAAGCCGCTGTTCGGCTACAAGAGCCTGGTCTGGGCGACGCTGGCCATCGCCGCGCTGTCCGTCGCGGTGTGGGCGCACCACATGTACGCCACCGGCGCCGTGCTCCTGCCGTTCTTCTCCTTCATGACGTTCCTGATCGCCGTCCCGACCGGCATCAAGTTCTTCAACTGGATCGGCACCATGTGGAAGGGCCAGCTGTCCTTCGAGACGCCGATGATCTTCTCGATGGGCTTCATCGTCACGTTCCTCTTCGGCGGCCTGACCGGCATCCTGCTGGCCGCGCCGGCGATCGACTTCCACGTGTCGGACAGCTACTTCGTCGTCGCGCACTTCCACTACGTGCTCTACGGCACGATCGTGTTCGCCACCTTCGCCGGCATCTACTTCTGGTTCCCGAAGATCACCGGCCGGATGATGGACGAGAAGCTCGGCAAGTGGCACTTCTGGACCACGTTCATCGGCTTCCACGGCACGTTCCTCGTCCAGCACTGGCTGGGCGCGGAAGGCATGCCGCGGCGGTACGCGGACTACCTGACCAGTGACGGCTTCACGACGCTGAACACGATCTCCACGATCGGCGCGTACATCCTCGGTGCTTCGACGCTGCCGTTCATCTGGAACGTCTTCAAGAGCTACCGGTACGGCGAGATCGTCACGGTGGACGACCCGTGGGGCTACGGCAACTCGCTCGAGTGGGCGACCTCCTGCCCGCCGCCGCGGCACAACTTCACCGAGCTGCCCCGGATCCGTTCCGAGCGGCCGGCGTTCGAGCTGCACTACCCGCACATGATCGAGCGCCTCCACAGCGAGGGCGAGATCGGCTTCTTCGGCAAGCAGAAGGTCAACAGCCACGCGGCGCCGTCGCAGGTGCTCACCGAAGCGGTGATCCCGGGTGACCACTCGAACGACAACGCCAGCGAGCAGGGCGACAAGTAA